A DNA window from Trichosurus vulpecula isolate mTriVul1 chromosome 2, mTriVul1.pri, whole genome shotgun sequence contains the following coding sequences:
- the LGALS7 gene encoding galectin-7: MANYTVPHKATLPDGLQPGSVIRVRGTIPANGNRFYVNLLCSESSAADTVLHCNPRLDSGEMVFNTFQDGAWGQEERSPSVPFHRGQSFDLFIIAAGDSYKAVVDDIVFHRFSHRLPMQLVRVLEVGGDVQLQSVSVL, encoded by the exons ATGGCAAACTAC ACCGTCCCTCACAAGGCTACACTCCCAGATGGGCTCCAGCCTGGGTCCGTGATCCGAGTTAGGGGTACCATTCCGGCCAATGGAAATCG CTTCTACGTGAACCTTCTGTGCTCCGAAAGCTCGGCGGCAGACACAGTCCTCCACTGTAACCCGCGCCTGGACTCGGGGGAGATGGTATTCAACACCTTCCAGGATGGAGCATGGGGTCAGGAGGAGCGGAGCCCCAGCGTTCCCTTCCATCGAGGCCAGTCTTTCGACCTGTTCATCATAGCAGCCGGCGACTCCTACAAG GCCGTGGTGGATGACATTGTATTCCACCGCTTCTCGCACCGCCTGCCTATGCAGCTGGTCCGGGTCCTGGAGGTCGGGGGCGATGTGCAGCTACAGAGTGTGTCTGTCCTCTGA